One genomic region from Ornithinimicrobium flavum encodes:
- a CDS encoding HGxxPAAW family protein, with protein sequence MEQHDNHGHSRAAWTGTAIMLVAAAVACWGVFFGPELLLYVGLGAFVVGALVWYLMDRASQGGDEPARTGHPITPPAGARGGQRTEATD encoded by the coding sequence ATGGAGCAGCACGACAACCACGGCCACAGCAGGGCCGCCTGGACCGGGACGGCCATCATGCTCGTCGCGGCGGCCGTGGCCTGCTGGGGCGTCTTCTTCGGCCCGGAGCTCCTGCTCTACGTCGGGCTGGGGGCCTTCGTCGTCGGCGCCCTGGTGTGGTACCTCATGGATCGCGCGAGCCAGGGCGGGGACGAGCCGGCCCGCACGGGGCACCCCATCACGCCCCCCGCCGGCGCCCGCGGCGGCCAGCGCACCGAGGCGACCGACTGA
- the pnuC gene encoding nicotinamide riboside transporter PnuC — MDVWNDIFYAELTVAGHTIAWREVVGNAFGLASAVLGMRRTVWAWPVGIIGNALLFTVFMGVWFSNPQEHSLFGQASRQVFFIATSVYGWWRWNRSRRHREHGAPAITPRWATGRERALYLLLALVLLVLCQWIFAQVGAGWPAPRWYYWTDAWIFVGSILATFAMARGWVDFWLVWIAVDIVGVPLLWSSGYYPSAVLYAVYGAFVLWGFVVWRRAARDEEAEPSITGAGPAPEDGARTLVR; from the coding sequence GTGGACGTCTGGAACGACATCTTCTACGCCGAGCTCACCGTGGCCGGCCACACCATCGCGTGGCGGGAGGTGGTCGGCAACGCCTTCGGGCTGGCCTCGGCCGTCCTCGGCATGCGACGCACCGTCTGGGCCTGGCCGGTGGGCATCATCGGCAACGCCCTGCTCTTCACCGTCTTCATGGGGGTGTGGTTCTCCAACCCGCAGGAGCACAGCCTCTTCGGACAGGCCTCGCGCCAGGTCTTCTTCATCGCCACCAGCGTCTACGGCTGGTGGCGGTGGAACCGCTCGCGGCGGCACCGCGAGCACGGGGCGCCGGCCATCACGCCCCGGTGGGCGACCGGCCGGGAGCGGGCCCTCTACCTGCTGCTCGCCCTCGTCCTGCTCGTGCTGTGCCAGTGGATCTTCGCCCAGGTGGGCGCCGGCTGGCCGGCCCCGCGGTGGTACTACTGGACCGACGCCTGGATCTTCGTCGGCTCGATCCTCGCCACCTTCGCGATGGCCCGGGGCTGGGTCGACTTCTGGTTGGTCTGGATCGCCGTCGACATCGTGGGGGTGCCCCTGCTGTGGAGCTCGGGCTACTACCCGTCGGCCGTCCTGTACGCCGTCTACGGCGCCTTCGTCCTGTGGGGATTCGTCGTCTGGCGCAGGGCGGCCCGGGACGAGGAGGCCGAGCCCTCGATCACCGGGGCCGGGCCCGCCCCGGAGGACGGGGCACGTACCCTGGTCCGGTGA
- a CDS encoding zeta toxin family protein, with product MPSSARRGPARPFVLALDGRSGAGKTELAARLSAELALRDRRCVVVHLDDLYPGWDGLADALPGLCSDVLGPLRAGSPGRYRSWDWHAGRPGPVRTVRPAPVVLVEGVGAGAVPCADLVDLRVWLEVEEEVRRRRALERDGDVLAPHWQDWAAQEERLFARRGGRDRADVVLRDGGPVAVTTLAARVDREAGPAREGPGTPPGEDQPRPPGLS from the coding sequence ATGCCGTCCTCCGCCCGACGCGGTCCGGCGCGGCCCTTCGTGCTGGCGCTGGACGGGCGCAGCGGGGCGGGCAAGACCGAGCTCGCGGCGCGGCTGTCGGCCGAGCTCGCGCTCCGGGACCGTCGGTGCGTGGTGGTCCACCTCGACGACCTCTACCCGGGGTGGGACGGCCTGGCCGACGCCCTCCCCGGACTCTGCTCGGACGTGCTCGGCCCGCTGCGGGCGGGGAGCCCGGGACGGTACCGGTCCTGGGACTGGCACGCCGGACGACCGGGACCGGTCCGGACGGTCCGGCCCGCCCCGGTGGTGCTGGTCGAGGGCGTCGGCGCCGGGGCGGTGCCCTGCGCGGACCTGGTCGACCTGCGCGTGTGGCTCGAGGTCGAGGAGGAGGTGCGCCGGCGGCGGGCCCTGGAACGTGACGGCGACGTCCTCGCCCCCCACTGGCAGGACTGGGCGGCCCAGGAGGAGCGGCTCTTCGCCCGTCGGGGCGGGCGGGACCGTGCCGACGTGGTGCTGCGGGACGGGGGGCCGGTGGCGGTGACCACCCTGGCCGCCCGGGTGGACCGGGAGGCGGGCCCGGCGCGAGAAGGGCCCGGGACTCCCCCCGGGGAGGATCAGCCCAGGCCCCCGGGGCTCTCCTGA
- a CDS encoding ABC transporter ATP-binding protein, with protein MSTTSPPVPRPAPTRAVLRRGLGVIWGGMKAEPRPVVVAVVGSVLWAGATVGTAWAIGWVTDGVIAPAVAARRVEAVGLWTILGVLLGVLAVNVVGVILRRVWATIAGFNLQARYRRDVTRQYLRLPLSWHHAHPSGQLLSNAHADVEATWQVFNPLPMAIGVIVMLVIAGVMMVLVDPFLAFIGLLVFPGLFAANLVFQRFMSPRITKAQQLRAEVAEVAHESFEAGMVVKAMGREDEEAERFRVRTHELRDALIEVGRTRGTFEPVIEGIPTLGTLAVLGAGTWQVSRGELGAAEVVQMAYLFSILAFPVRALGWVLAELPRSVVGFDRVQHVLRASGGMPYGDRTLPPREEPAASRLTDVVYTHAGEDRPTIRGVTLEVPAGTTTALVGPTGSGKTTLANVALRLVDPDSGTVTIDGVRAPELARGEIPGVATLVAQQTFMFDDTVRGNVTLGEDATDASVWESLRVAQADAFVRALPDGLDTVIGERGGSLSGGQRQRVSLARAIWRRPRLLVLDDATSAVDPTVEQAILTGLRETREGMTVLVVAYRLATIMLADHIVYVEQGRVVDQGTHAELLSRCGGYGDLVQAYARDAADRAVVARHEEETP; from the coding sequence ATGTCCACGACCAGTCCGCCCGTCCCCCGTCCGGCCCCCACCCGCGCCGTGCTGCGTCGCGGGCTGGGCGTCATCTGGGGCGGCATGAAGGCCGAGCCACGGCCGGTCGTCGTGGCGGTGGTCGGGTCCGTCCTGTGGGCCGGTGCCACCGTGGGCACGGCGTGGGCGATCGGGTGGGTCACCGACGGCGTGATCGCGCCGGCCGTCGCCGCGCGGCGGGTCGAGGCCGTCGGGCTGTGGACGATCCTGGGGGTCCTGCTGGGCGTCCTGGCCGTCAACGTCGTCGGCGTCATCCTGCGCCGGGTCTGGGCCACCATCGCCGGCTTCAACCTGCAGGCCCGCTACCGCCGGGACGTCACCCGGCAGTACCTCAGGCTCCCCCTCTCCTGGCACCACGCGCACCCGTCGGGTCAGCTGCTGTCCAACGCGCACGCCGACGTCGAGGCCACCTGGCAGGTGTTCAACCCCCTGCCGATGGCGATCGGGGTCATCGTCATGCTCGTCATCGCCGGGGTGATGATGGTCCTGGTCGACCCCTTCCTGGCCTTCATCGGGCTGCTCGTCTTCCCGGGCCTGTTCGCGGCCAACCTCGTCTTCCAGCGCTTCATGTCCCCCCGCATCACCAAGGCCCAGCAGCTGCGGGCCGAGGTCGCCGAGGTGGCCCACGAGTCCTTCGAGGCGGGCATGGTCGTCAAGGCGATGGGGCGCGAGGACGAGGAGGCCGAGCGTTTCCGCGTGCGCACCCACGAGCTGCGGGACGCCCTCATCGAGGTGGGGCGGACCCGGGGGACCTTCGAGCCGGTCATCGAGGGCATCCCGACCCTGGGAACCCTCGCCGTGCTCGGTGCGGGCACCTGGCAGGTCTCGCGCGGGGAGCTCGGCGCGGCCGAGGTCGTGCAGATGGCCTACCTCTTCTCCATCCTCGCCTTCCCCGTCCGCGCCCTGGGGTGGGTGCTCGCCGAGCTCCCGCGCTCGGTGGTCGGCTTCGACCGCGTGCAGCACGTGCTGCGGGCCTCCGGGGGTATGCCGTACGGCGACCGGACCCTCCCTCCACGGGAGGAGCCCGCCGCGTCGCGGCTCACCGACGTGGTCTACACCCACGCGGGGGAGGACCGGCCCACCATCCGGGGTGTGACCCTGGAGGTGCCGGCCGGCACGACGACGGCCCTGGTCGGACCGACGGGCTCGGGCAAGACCACCCTGGCCAACGTGGCCCTGCGGCTCGTCGACCCGGACTCCGGGACGGTGACCATCGACGGTGTCCGGGCCCCCGAGCTGGCCCGGGGCGAGATCCCCGGGGTGGCCACCCTCGTGGCGCAGCAGACCTTCATGTTCGACGACACCGTCCGGGGCAACGTCACCCTGGGCGAGGACGCCACCGACGCGAGCGTGTGGGAGTCGCTGCGCGTGGCGCAGGCCGACGCCTTCGTCCGTGCCCTGCCGGACGGTCTCGACACCGTCATCGGCGAGCGGGGCGGCAGCCTGTCCGGCGGGCAGCGGCAGCGGGTCTCCCTGGCCCGGGCGATCTGGCGGCGCCCCCGCCTGCTCGTCCTCGACGACGCCACCAGCGCGGTCGACCCCACGGTCGAGCAGGCCATCCTCACCGGCCTCCGGGAGACCCGGGAGGGGATGACCGTCCTGGTCGTCGCCTACCGGCTCGCCACCATCATGCTCGCCGACCACATCGTCTACGTGGAGCAGGGCCGGGTCGTCGACCAGGGCACCCACGCCGAGCTGCTCTCCCGGTGCGGGGGATACGGCGACCTGGTCCAGGCCTACGCGCGGGACGCCGCGGACCGAGCCGTCGTGGCGCGGCACGAGGAGGAGACCCCGTGA
- the rpe gene encoding ribulose-phosphate 3-epimerase has product MTSQLQISPSILAADFANLEAELRAIESADWAHVDVMDNHFVPNLTLGRPVVEALARVSPVPIDAHLMIAEPERWAPGYAEAGARSVTFHVEAAGDPVAVARAIRAEGARAAIALKPGTPFEPYEELLDEVDMVLVMTVEPGFGGQSFMADQMPKVRAVREAVRRRGGEIWVQVDGGVSADTIGQCVEAGADVFVAGSAVYGADDVAGRIAELRSIAARHRCG; this is encoded by the coding sequence ATGACCTCCCAGCTGCAGATCAGCCCGTCGATCCTGGCCGCGGACTTCGCCAACCTGGAGGCCGAGCTGCGGGCCATCGAGAGCGCCGACTGGGCGCACGTGGACGTCATGGACAACCACTTCGTGCCCAACCTGACCCTGGGTCGACCGGTCGTGGAGGCGCTCGCCCGGGTGAGCCCGGTGCCCATCGACGCGCACCTCATGATCGCCGAGCCGGAGCGCTGGGCGCCGGGGTACGCCGAGGCAGGAGCCCGGTCGGTGACCTTCCACGTCGAGGCGGCGGGCGACCCCGTGGCGGTGGCCCGGGCCATCCGTGCCGAGGGTGCCCGCGCCGCCATCGCCCTCAAGCCGGGCACCCCCTTCGAGCCCTACGAGGAGCTGCTGGACGAGGTGGACATGGTGCTCGTCATGACCGTGGAGCCGGGTTTCGGTGGTCAATCCTTCATGGCCGACCAGATGCCGAAGGTGCGGGCGGTGCGCGAGGCGGTGCGACGGCGGGGAGGGGAGATCTGGGTCCAGGTGGACGGCGGCGTGTCGGCCGACACCATCGGGCAGTGCGTCGAGGCGGGGGCCGACGTCTTCGTCGCCGGGTCGGCGGTCTACGGCGCCGACGACGTCGCCGGGCGCATCGCCGAGCTGCGGAGCATCGCCGCGCGCCACCGCTGCGGCTGA
- a CDS encoding TIGR03085 family metal-binding protein, protein MSSPAAPLRQLIAETATRLGPDAPTLCDPWDVRALLAHLVVRESRPDALPGIGLPVPALQRHTASVQESVAAGSFPRLVATFGAGPAPWWPTRLPVLDGLVNTAELAVHLEDMVRAQPGWEPTELPPEVQAALWRTLRGAGRMLYASAPTGVVAVAEGHGRVALRRPPGESGTVVLRGTPLELLLHAFGRDGVARVTVEGEEEDVAALAAHRRGA, encoded by the coding sequence ATGTCCTCCCCCGCCGCCCCGCTCCGCCAGCTCATCGCCGAGACCGCGACCCGCCTGGGCCCGGACGCTCCCACGCTGTGCGACCCGTGGGACGTGCGCGCGCTGCTCGCCCACCTGGTCGTGCGCGAGTCCCGCCCCGACGCCCTGCCGGGGATCGGTCTCCCGGTGCCGGCGCTGCAACGGCACACCGCGTCGGTGCAGGAGTCGGTGGCCGCGGGGAGCTTCCCCCGGCTGGTCGCGACGTTCGGCGCCGGCCCGGCGCCCTGGTGGCCGACCCGGCTGCCCGTGCTGGACGGTCTGGTCAACACCGCCGAGCTGGCCGTCCACCTCGAGGACATGGTGCGGGCGCAGCCGGGCTGGGAGCCCACCGAGCTCCCGCCGGAGGTCCAGGCGGCCCTGTGGCGCACGCTGCGCGGCGCCGGCCGGATGCTCTACGCCTCGGCACCCACCGGGGTGGTGGCGGTGGCCGAGGGACACGGGCGGGTCGCCCTGCGCCGTCCCCCGGGTGAGTCCGGCACGGTCGTGCTGCGCGGCACCCCCCTGGAGCTGCTGCTCCACGCATTCGGCCGGGACGGTGTGGCCCGGGTGACCGTGGAGGGCGAGGAGGAGGACGTCGCCGCGCTGGCGGCCCACCGGCGCGGCGCCTGA
- the trpC gene encoding indole-3-glycerol phosphate synthase TrpC, whose amino-acid sequence MSTVLDEIIEGVREDLAQRRAGVPLETVREQALRAPSPRDGLAALTGRPGLHVIAEVKRSSPSKGALAANADPAALAADYAAGGASVISVLTERRRFGGSLADLDAVRARVDVPLLRKDFVVDPYQVWEARAHGADLVLLIVAALAQDVLQGLLERVESLGMHALVEVHDEEELARAVGAGARIIGVNNRDLRTLEVDRDTFARLAPQVPDDRVAVAESGVRGPLDAMRYAEAGANAVLVGEALVTGASPREAVAELIAAGTHPALHGSGQHGSGVRRNHEGGPSV is encoded by the coding sequence GTGAGCACCGTGCTGGACGAGATCATCGAGGGGGTGCGCGAGGACCTCGCGCAGCGACGAGCCGGCGTGCCGCTGGAGACCGTCAGGGAGCAGGCCCTCCGGGCCCCGTCCCCCCGTGACGGGCTGGCCGCGCTGACGGGGCGTCCCGGCCTTCACGTCATCGCCGAGGTCAAGCGCAGCAGTCCCTCCAAGGGCGCGCTCGCGGCCAACGCCGACCCGGCCGCCCTGGCCGCCGACTACGCCGCAGGAGGGGCCAGCGTCATCAGCGTCCTCACCGAGCGGCGACGCTTCGGGGGGTCGCTCGCGGACCTCGACGCCGTGCGGGCCCGGGTCGACGTGCCGCTGCTGCGCAAGGACTTCGTCGTCGATCCTTACCAGGTGTGGGAGGCCCGGGCGCACGGGGCCGACCTGGTCCTGCTCATCGTGGCCGCCCTGGCCCAGGACGTCCTGCAGGGGCTGCTGGAGCGGGTCGAGTCGCTGGGGATGCACGCGCTGGTCGAGGTGCACGACGAGGAGGAGCTCGCGCGGGCCGTCGGGGCCGGGGCCCGGATCATCGGCGTCAACAACCGCGACCTGCGCACGCTCGAGGTCGACCGCGACACCTTCGCCCGGCTGGCTCCGCAGGTCCCCGACGACCGCGTCGCCGTCGCCGAGTCCGGGGTCCGGGGGCCGCTGGACGCCATGCGCTACGCCGAGGCCGGCGCCAACGCCGTCCTCGTCGGCGAGGCGCTGGTCACCGGGGCCTCGCCGCGCGAGGCGGTCGCCGAGCTCATCGCGGCCGGGACGCACCCGGCCCTGCACGGGTCGGGCCAGCACGGCTCCGGCGTGCGCCGGAACCACGAAGGAGGACCCTCCGTATGA
- a CDS encoding ABC transporter ATP-binding protein, giving the protein MSTPHEQASSRIEAQSDLGTLATLRRGFQLSPELSRGLWLTAGLAVLATLGRVVIPFVVQQTTDNGIMADGGPDVGFVVRAIALAAGVVLITSFAQYAVNIRLFTAAESGLATLRMKAFRHIHDLSMLTQSTERRGALVSRVTSDVDTISMFVQFGGLMLLISTAQIMLATILMLVYSPVLALVVYLCLVPLAVLVRRFQPMLGRAYGAVRTRVGDMLGAISESIVGATTIRAFGVEERTAARIDRAIEDHRRSAVRAQVRSVMAFVSGQAFAGITTAVVLVVGTVLAARGELTLGQLLAFLFLVNLFTQPVLMATEILNELQNAVAGWRRVIGVIDTPADVSDPGEDGVDQDRGPITVDFEGVWFSYPGGEPVLRDVDLHIEPHTRVAVVGETGSGKTTLAKLLTRLMDPSRGRVLLDGTDVRRIPFSSLRRRMVLVPQEGFLFDADLMTNIRFGKPEASDEDIRLAITELGLDAWVDGLPHGLATKVGQRGESMSAGERQLVAIARAYLADPDLLVLDEATSAVDPATEVRVQRALEGLTSGRTSVAIAHRLSTAEAADLVVVVDRGRIVELGHHRDLVGAGGVYSRMHESWAAQQAG; this is encoded by the coding sequence GTGAGCACCCCGCACGAGCAGGCCAGCAGCCGGATCGAGGCCCAGAGCGACCTGGGGACGCTGGCGACCCTGCGCCGGGGCTTCCAGCTCTCCCCGGAGCTGTCCAGGGGGCTGTGGCTCACCGCCGGCCTGGCGGTCCTGGCCACCCTGGGCCGGGTCGTCATCCCCTTCGTCGTCCAGCAGACCACCGACAACGGGATCATGGCCGACGGGGGCCCCGACGTCGGCTTCGTCGTGCGGGCCATCGCGCTCGCGGCGGGCGTGGTCCTCATCACCTCCTTCGCGCAATACGCCGTCAACATCCGGCTGTTCACGGCGGCCGAGTCCGGGCTGGCCACCCTGAGGATGAAGGCCTTCCGCCACATCCACGACCTGTCGATGCTCACCCAGAGCACGGAGCGCCGGGGGGCCCTGGTCTCCCGGGTGACCAGCGACGTGGACACCATCTCGATGTTCGTGCAGTTCGGCGGCCTGATGCTGCTCATCAGCACGGCGCAGATCATGCTGGCGACCATCCTCATGCTGGTCTACAGCCCGGTCCTGGCCCTGGTGGTGTACCTGTGCCTGGTGCCGCTGGCCGTGCTGGTCCGCCGCTTCCAGCCGATGCTGGGCCGCGCCTACGGCGCCGTCCGGACCCGCGTGGGCGACATGCTCGGTGCCATCAGCGAGTCGATCGTGGGGGCGACGACGATCCGCGCCTTCGGTGTGGAGGAGCGCACGGCGGCCCGCATCGACCGGGCCATCGAGGACCACCGCCGCTCGGCCGTGCGGGCCCAGGTGCGCTCGGTCATGGCCTTCGTCTCGGGGCAGGCGTTCGCGGGCATCACCACGGCCGTGGTCCTCGTCGTCGGGACCGTCCTGGCCGCCCGGGGCGAGCTGACGCTGGGCCAGCTGCTCGCCTTCCTCTTCCTGGTCAACCTCTTCACCCAGCCCGTGCTCATGGCCACCGAGATCCTCAACGAGCTGCAGAACGCCGTGGCCGGCTGGCGGCGGGTCATCGGGGTCATCGACACGCCCGCCGACGTGTCCGACCCGGGGGAGGACGGCGTGGACCAGGACCGGGGGCCCATCACCGTCGACTTCGAGGGCGTCTGGTTCTCCTACCCGGGCGGCGAGCCCGTCCTGCGCGACGTCGACCTGCACATCGAGCCGCACACCCGGGTGGCGGTCGTCGGCGAGACCGGCTCCGGCAAGACCACCCTGGCCAAGCTGCTCACCCGCCTCATGGACCCCAGTCGGGGGCGGGTGCTCCTCGACGGCACCGACGTGCGCCGCATCCCCTTCTCGAGCCTGCGTCGACGGATGGTGCTGGTGCCGCAGGAGGGCTTCCTCTTCGACGCCGATCTGATGACCAACATCAGGTTCGGCAAGCCTGAGGCCAGCGACGAGGACATCCGCCTGGCCATCACCGAGCTCGGGCTGGACGCCTGGGTGGACGGCCTGCCGCACGGGCTCGCCACCAAGGTGGGGCAGCGCGGCGAGTCGATGTCGGCGGGGGAGCGGCAGCTGGTCGCCATCGCCCGCGCCTACCTCGCCGACCCGGACCTGCTCGTGCTCGACGAGGCGACGAGCGCGGTGGACCCCGCCACCGAGGTGCGCGTCCAGCGGGCGCTGGAGGGCCTGACCAGCGGGCGCACGTCGGTCGCCATCGCGCACCGGCTGTCCACCGCCGAGGCCGCGGACCTGGTGGTCGTCGTGGACCGGGGCCGTATCGTCGAGCTCGGTCACCACCGCGACCTCGTCGGGGCCGGCGGTGTCTACAGCCGGATGCACGAATCCTGGGCGGCGCAGCAGGCGGGGTGA
- the fmt gene encoding methionyl-tRNA formyltransferase, whose product MRVVFAGTPEAAVPSLRALLASRHEVVGVLTRPDARAGRGRALRPSPVRGVAEQAGLPVLTPDTLRGDEMADRLREWGPDACAVVAYGLLVPPHLLALPAHGWVNLHFSLLPAWRGAAPVQHAVRAGDDITGAVTFRLEQGLDTGPVLGRLTEPIRPEDTSGALLDRLALAGADLLVATMDGLEQGMLVPEPQPADGVSLAPKLGVDDARVDWARPSYAVDRLVRACTPAPGAWTTWRGERLKLGPVRPTPAPSDRELAPGELLAGRQDVLVGTGGGAVRLDRVQPHGRREMAAADWARGVRPGTGERFDG is encoded by the coding sequence GTGAGGGTCGTCTTCGCGGGGACACCGGAGGCGGCGGTGCCGAGCCTGCGGGCGCTGCTCGCGTCCCGGCACGAGGTCGTCGGCGTGCTGACCCGGCCGGACGCGAGGGCCGGGCGGGGGCGTGCCCTGCGCCCCTCACCGGTCCGTGGCGTCGCCGAGCAGGCGGGTCTGCCCGTGCTGACTCCGGACACCCTGCGCGGGGACGAGATGGCCGACCGCCTGCGGGAGTGGGGGCCGGACGCGTGCGCGGTCGTCGCCTACGGCCTTCTCGTCCCCCCGCACCTGCTCGCCCTGCCGGCGCACGGCTGGGTCAACCTGCACTTCTCGCTGCTGCCCGCCTGGCGCGGGGCGGCGCCCGTCCAGCACGCGGTGCGCGCGGGCGACGACATCACCGGAGCGGTGACCTTCCGACTCGAGCAGGGGCTGGACACCGGCCCGGTCCTGGGTCGGCTCACCGAGCCCATCCGCCCGGAGGACACCAGCGGTGCCCTCCTGGACCGCCTGGCGCTGGCCGGGGCGGACCTGCTCGTGGCGACGATGGACGGGCTCGAGCAGGGGATGCTCGTCCCCGAGCCGCAGCCGGCGGACGGGGTCAGCCTCGCCCCGAAGCTGGGGGTGGACGACGCGCGGGTCGACTGGGCCCGCCCGTCCTACGCCGTCGACCGGCTCGTGCGGGCCTGCACGCCGGCCCCGGGCGCCTGGACGACCTGGCGCGGTGAGCGGCTCAAGCTGGGCCCGGTGCGCCCGACCCCCGCGCCGTCCGACCGGGAGCTGGCCCCAGGTGAGCTCCTGGCCGGACGGCAGGACGTGCTCGTGGGCACGGGTGGCGGTGCGGTGCGGCTGGACCGTGTGCAGCCCCACGGCCGCAGGGAGATGGCGGCGGCGGACTGGGCCCGTGGTGTGCGACCGGGGACGGGGGAGCGGTTCGATGGCTGA
- a CDS encoding PH domain-containing protein translates to MSEQQRAPRPPEPYAPFRPVVGAWVGRVMAVLSVLVFGLVAILAPAHINAPAELDTLNRVLIFLVGLVMGGFLWRYALIRALPSPQGLRVVNLVRSRDLEWSQILRVGFAQGGPWAVLELTDTEEVAVMAIQRADGERARRDAARLAALIQHHSSRQESPGGLG, encoded by the coding sequence GTGAGCGAGCAGCAGCGCGCGCCGCGCCCTCCGGAGCCCTACGCCCCCTTCCGCCCCGTCGTCGGGGCCTGGGTGGGTCGGGTCATGGCGGTGCTCTCGGTCCTCGTCTTCGGCCTCGTCGCGATCCTGGCCCCGGCCCACATCAACGCCCCCGCGGAGCTGGACACGCTCAACCGCGTCCTCATCTTCCTCGTCGGCCTGGTGATGGGCGGGTTCCTCTGGAGGTACGCCCTGATCCGTGCCCTCCCCTCGCCGCAGGGGCTGCGGGTGGTCAACCTCGTGCGGAGCCGGGACCTCGAGTGGTCGCAGATCCTCCGGGTCGGCTTCGCGCAGGGTGGGCCGTGGGCGGTGCTGGAGCTGACCGATACCGAGGAGGTCGCCGTGATGGCGATCCAGCGGGCCGACGGTGAGCGGGCCCGTCGCGACGCGGCCCGCCTCGCGGCCCTCATCCAGCACCACTCCTCCCGTCAGGAGAGCCCCGGGGGCCTGGGCTGA
- a CDS encoding RsmB/NOP family class I SAM-dependent RNA methyltransferase: protein MAERPGEERRGSGPDRSRRGPRRRSAQAPAQRQRSGDPAREVAFQVLRAVETQEAFANLELPAALRRAQVAGRDAAFATELTYGTLRMQGLYDRVIAVAADRPVDRIDPPVRDVMRLGVHQLLGMRVPAHAAVSATVALARQHVSQGAGGFVNAVLRRVSEQDRQAWVDRVTEGLSDPLERLAAEHSHPVWVVRALRGSLLAGGIPESELPDLLAAHNAPGPLTLAARPGLVAEDDLLRAGAEPSPLAPTAWTLAQGDPGRLAAVREGGAAVQDAGSQLLTLALAQTPLPGRDERWLDLCAGPGGKAGLLAAVALQRGAGLRANEVSPHRAELVRHTVAEALRAGARVEISVGDGREVGRDEPGGYDRVLVDAPCTGLGALRRRPEARWRRSPSDLTTLGPLQRDLLASALDATRVGGLVAYATCSPHLAETQLVVRDTLRRRDDVELVDVRPLLRDREGAPLTGTGGTDAEPWAQLWPHRHGTDGMFVALLRRR from the coding sequence ATGGCTGAGCGACCCGGTGAGGAGCGTCGCGGGAGCGGACCGGACCGGTCCCGGCGTGGGCCTCGTCGCCGCTCGGCCCAGGCGCCCGCGCAGCGTCAGCGCAGCGGGGACCCGGCCCGGGAGGTGGCCTTCCAGGTGCTGCGGGCGGTGGAGACCCAGGAGGCGTTCGCCAACCTCGAGCTGCCCGCCGCGCTGCGCCGGGCCCAGGTCGCCGGGCGCGACGCCGCCTTCGCCACCGAGCTGACCTACGGCACGCTGCGGATGCAGGGACTCTACGACCGCGTGATCGCGGTGGCGGCCGACCGCCCCGTCGACCGGATCGACCCGCCGGTGCGCGACGTGATGCGCCTGGGTGTCCACCAGCTGCTGGGGATGCGGGTGCCGGCCCACGCGGCGGTGAGCGCCACCGTCGCCCTGGCCCGCCAGCACGTCAGCCAGGGCGCGGGAGGCTTCGTCAACGCCGTGCTGCGCCGGGTGAGCGAGCAGGACCGCCAGGCGTGGGTCGACCGGGTCACCGAGGGTCTCAGCGACCCCCTGGAGCGCCTCGCGGCGGAGCACTCCCACCCGGTCTGGGTGGTGCGGGCCCTGCGCGGGTCCCTGCTGGCCGGCGGCATACCGGAGTCCGAGCTGCCCGACCTGCTCGCGGCCCACAACGCCCCCGGCCCGCTGACCCTAGCCGCCCGGCCCGGTCTGGTGGCGGAGGACGATCTCCTGCGTGCCGGGGCCGAGCCCTCGCCGCTGGCCCCGACGGCCTGGACCCTCGCCCAGGGGGACCCGGGCCGTCTCGCAGCCGTGCGCGAGGGCGGAGCCGCCGTGCAGGACGCCGGCTCCCAGCTGCTCACCCTCGCCCTCGCGCAGACCCCCCTGCCGGGCCGGGACGAGCGGTGGCTGGACCTGTGCGCCGGCCCGGGGGGCAAGGCCGGTCTGCTGGCCGCGGTGGCGCTGCAGCGCGGCGCCGGCCTGCGCGCCAACGAGGTCAGTCCCCACCGTGCCGAGCTGGTGCGGCACACCGTGGCGGAGGCGCTGCGGGCGGGGGCGCGGGTCGAGATCAGCGTGGGTGACGGCCGCGAGGTGGGGAGGGACGAGCCGGGCGGCTACGACCGCGTCCTCGTCGACGCCCCCTGCACCGGGCTGGGTGCCCTGCGTCGTCGACCCGAGGCTCGCTGGCGGCGCTCGCCCAGCGACCTCACCACGCTCGGTCCGCTCCAGCGGGACCTCCTGGCCTCCGCCCTCGACGCCACCCGGGTGGGGGGTCTGGTCGCCTACGCCACCTGCTCGCCGCACCTGGCCGAGACCCAGCTGGTGGTGCGCGACACCCTCAGGCGTCGCGACGACGTCGAGCTGGTCGACGTCCGGCCGCTGCTGCGGGACCGCGAGGGGGCCCCGCTGACCGGGACCGGTGGCACCGACGCCGAGCCGTGGGCCCAGCTGTGGCCCCACCGCCACGGCACCGACGGCATGTTCGTCGCCCTCCTGCGCCGCCGGTGA